Proteins found in one Lathamus discolor isolate bLatDis1 chromosome 7, bLatDis1.hap1, whole genome shotgun sequence genomic segment:
- the BRK1 gene encoding protein BRICK1, with protein sequence MSVQEDPVQREIHQDWANREYIEVITSSIKKIADFLNSFDMSCRSRLATLNEKLTALERRIEYIEARVTKGETLT encoded by the exons ATGTCGGTGCAGGAGGACCCGGTGCAGCGGGAGATCCACCAGGACTGGGCCAACCGCGAGTACATCGAGGTGATCACCAGCTCCATCAAGAAGATCGCGGACTTCCTCAACTCCTTCG ACATGTCGTGCCGGTCCCGGCTGGCCACGCTGAACGAGAAGCTGACGGCGCTGGAGCGCAGGATCGAGTACATCGAGGCCCGG GTCACCAAGGGTGAGACGCTGACATAG
- the TMEM40 gene encoding transmembrane protein 40 isoform X2 — MENLNVLLPDLTEEQQDIFRRAFTADASYLQDHEKTNKSFWESLVKCLATIDPPVLSTEDKNLVNDCNAPPAGCAACLRAIEEEGVRAMTVLYLLLKTRNPSGYRQLPSSKGKDEKLKLLKRLESNLVHSQGDKKAENSSQESMDEDTQDSDGEDLGRQKTEGQLLGGVPAEVVPYTDSEIAGREDSIADAYDENTRLHQWTVRWMGIRKDDEFFHFVILCFAIGALLICYYYYKDWTISLGTGLVTFASLETTGIYFGLVYRIRSVLNSFVPLIDKFRLTGMRKAD, encoded by the exons ATGGAGAACTTGAATGTCCTACTCCCAGACCTTACTGAAGAGCAGCAAG ACATTTTCCGGAGGGCTTTCACTGCTGATGCCAGTTACTTGCAGGAtcatgagaaaacaaacaagtccTTCTGGGAATCACTTGTAAAATGTTTAGCCACTATTGACCCACCTGTCCTGAGCACTGAAGACAAGAAT ctcGTCAACGACTGCAATGCCCCGCCTGCAGGCTGTGCAGCCTGCCTAAGAGCCatagaggaggaaggagtgaggGCCATGACTGTTCTCTACCTCTTGCTGAAGACAAGGAACCCATCTGGATACAGGCAGCTGCCCAGCTCCAAGGGAAAGG atgaaaaactgaaactCCTGAAGAGATTAGAAAGCAATCTTGTGCATTcacaaggggataaaaaggctGAAAACTCATCCCAGGAGTCCATGGATGAAGATACACAAG ACAGCGATGGGGAAGATTTAGGAAGACAGAAGACTGAAGGCCAATTACTTGGAG GTGTACCAGCAGAGGTCGTTCCCTACACAGATTCAG agatTGCTGGAAGAGAAGATTCAATTGCAGATG CATATGACGAGAACACTCGCCTCCATCAGTGGACAGTTCGATGGATGGGCATACGTAAGGATG AtgaattctttcattttgtaattCTTTGCTTTGCAATTGGAGCTTTACTAATTTGCTACTACTACTACAAAG ATTGGACTATCTCTCTTGGAACTGGTTTGGTCACCTTTGCTTCCTTGGAAACCACCGGGATCTACTTTGGTCTAG TGTACCGAATTCGGAGTGTGCTTAACAGCTTTGTTCCTCTGATTGACAAATTCAGGCTAACAG GTATGAGGAAGGCTGACTAG
- the TMEM40 gene encoding transmembrane protein 40 isoform X1 gives MENLNVLLPDLTEEQQDIFRRAFTADASYLQDHEKTNKSFWESLVKCLATIDPPVLSTEDKNLVNDCNAPPAGCAACLRAIEEEGVRAMTVLYLLLKTRNPSGYRQLPSSKGKADEKLKLLKRLESNLVHSQGDKKAENSSQESMDEDTQDSDGEDLGRQKTEGQLLGGVPAEVVPYTDSEIAGREDSIADAYDENTRLHQWTVRWMGIRKDDEFFHFVILCFAIGALLICYYYYKDWTISLGTGLVTFASLETTGIYFGLVYRIRSVLNSFVPLIDKFRLTGMRKAD, from the exons ATGGAGAACTTGAATGTCCTACTCCCAGACCTTACTGAAGAGCAGCAAG ACATTTTCCGGAGGGCTTTCACTGCTGATGCCAGTTACTTGCAGGAtcatgagaaaacaaacaagtccTTCTGGGAATCACTTGTAAAATGTTTAGCCACTATTGACCCACCTGTCCTGAGCACTGAAGACAAGAAT ctcGTCAACGACTGCAATGCCCCGCCTGCAGGCTGTGCAGCCTGCCTAAGAGCCatagaggaggaaggagtgaggGCCATGACTGTTCTCTACCTCTTGCTGAAGACAAGGAACCCATCTGGATACAGGCAGCTGCCCAGCTCCAAGGGAAAGG cagatgaaaaactgaaactCCTGAAGAGATTAGAAAGCAATCTTGTGCATTcacaaggggataaaaaggctGAAAACTCATCCCAGGAGTCCATGGATGAAGATACACAAG ACAGCGATGGGGAAGATTTAGGAAGACAGAAGACTGAAGGCCAATTACTTGGAG GTGTACCAGCAGAGGTCGTTCCCTACACAGATTCAG agatTGCTGGAAGAGAAGATTCAATTGCAGATG CATATGACGAGAACACTCGCCTCCATCAGTGGACAGTTCGATGGATGGGCATACGTAAGGATG AtgaattctttcattttgtaattCTTTGCTTTGCAATTGGAGCTTTACTAATTTGCTACTACTACTACAAAG ATTGGACTATCTCTCTTGGAACTGGTTTGGTCACCTTTGCTTCCTTGGAAACCACCGGGATCTACTTTGGTCTAG TGTACCGAATTCGGAGTGTGCTTAACAGCTTTGTTCCTCTGATTGACAAATTCAGGCTAACAG GTATGAGGAAGGCTGACTAG
- the TMEM40 gene encoding transmembrane protein 40 isoform X3 yields MENLNVLLPDLTEEQQDIFRRAFTADASYLQDHEKTNKSFWESLVKCLATIDPPVLSTEDKNLVNDCNAPPAGCAACLRAIEEEGVRAMTVLYLLLKTRNPSGYRQLPSSKGKADEKLKLLKRLESNLVHSQGDKKAENSSQESMDEDTQDSDGEDLGRQKTEGQLLGGVPAEVVPYTDSEIAGREDSIADAYDENTRLHQWTVRWMGIHEFFHFVILCFAIGALLICYYYYKDWTISLGTGLVTFASLETTGIYFGLVYRIRSVLNSFVPLIDKFRLTGMRKAD; encoded by the exons ATGGAGAACTTGAATGTCCTACTCCCAGACCTTACTGAAGAGCAGCAAG ACATTTTCCGGAGGGCTTTCACTGCTGATGCCAGTTACTTGCAGGAtcatgagaaaacaaacaagtccTTCTGGGAATCACTTGTAAAATGTTTAGCCACTATTGACCCACCTGTCCTGAGCACTGAAGACAAGAAT ctcGTCAACGACTGCAATGCCCCGCCTGCAGGCTGTGCAGCCTGCCTAAGAGCCatagaggaggaaggagtgaggGCCATGACTGTTCTCTACCTCTTGCTGAAGACAAGGAACCCATCTGGATACAGGCAGCTGCCCAGCTCCAAGGGAAAGG cagatgaaaaactgaaactCCTGAAGAGATTAGAAAGCAATCTTGTGCATTcacaaggggataaaaaggctGAAAACTCATCCCAGGAGTCCATGGATGAAGATACACAAG ACAGCGATGGGGAAGATTTAGGAAGACAGAAGACTGAAGGCCAATTACTTGGAG GTGTACCAGCAGAGGTCGTTCCCTACACAGATTCAG agatTGCTGGAAGAGAAGATTCAATTGCAGATG CATATGACGAGAACACTCGCCTCCATCAGTGGACAGTTCGATGGATGGGCATAC AtgaattctttcattttgtaattCTTTGCTTTGCAATTGGAGCTTTACTAATTTGCTACTACTACTACAAAG ATTGGACTATCTCTCTTGGAACTGGTTTGGTCACCTTTGCTTCCTTGGAAACCACCGGGATCTACTTTGGTCTAG TGTACCGAATTCGGAGTGTGCTTAACAGCTTTGTTCCTCTGATTGACAAATTCAGGCTAACAG GTATGAGGAAGGCTGACTAG
- the TMEM40 gene encoding transmembrane protein 40 isoform X4, which yields MENLNVLLPDLTEEQQDIFRRAFTADASYLQDHEKTNKSFWESLVKCLATIDPPVLSTEDKNLVNDCNAPPAGCAACLRAIEEEGVRAMTVLYLLLKTRNPSGYRQLPSSKGKADEKLKLLKRLESNLVHSQGDKKAENSSQESMDEDTQDSDGEDLGRQKTEGQLLGEIAGREDSIADAYDENTRLHQWTVRWMGIRKDDEFFHFVILCFAIGALLICYYYYKDWTISLGTGLVTFASLETTGIYFGLVYRIRSVLNSFVPLIDKFRLTGMRKAD from the exons ATGGAGAACTTGAATGTCCTACTCCCAGACCTTACTGAAGAGCAGCAAG ACATTTTCCGGAGGGCTTTCACTGCTGATGCCAGTTACTTGCAGGAtcatgagaaaacaaacaagtccTTCTGGGAATCACTTGTAAAATGTTTAGCCACTATTGACCCACCTGTCCTGAGCACTGAAGACAAGAAT ctcGTCAACGACTGCAATGCCCCGCCTGCAGGCTGTGCAGCCTGCCTAAGAGCCatagaggaggaaggagtgaggGCCATGACTGTTCTCTACCTCTTGCTGAAGACAAGGAACCCATCTGGATACAGGCAGCTGCCCAGCTCCAAGGGAAAGG cagatgaaaaactgaaactCCTGAAGAGATTAGAAAGCAATCTTGTGCATTcacaaggggataaaaaggctGAAAACTCATCCCAGGAGTCCATGGATGAAGATACACAAG ACAGCGATGGGGAAGATTTAGGAAGACAGAAGACTGAAGGCCAATTACTTGGAG agatTGCTGGAAGAGAAGATTCAATTGCAGATG CATATGACGAGAACACTCGCCTCCATCAGTGGACAGTTCGATGGATGGGCATACGTAAGGATG AtgaattctttcattttgtaattCTTTGCTTTGCAATTGGAGCTTTACTAATTTGCTACTACTACTACAAAG ATTGGACTATCTCTCTTGGAACTGGTTTGGTCACCTTTGCTTCCTTGGAAACCACCGGGATCTACTTTGGTCTAG TGTACCGAATTCGGAGTGTGCTTAACAGCTTTGTTCCTCTGATTGACAAATTCAGGCTAACAG GTATGAGGAAGGCTGACTAG